The Paracholeplasma manati genome window below encodes:
- a CDS encoding phosphoglycerate kinase, whose translation MQDGKITDENRIVEALPTIKYVLEKGGRAILFSHLGRVKTAEDKKDATLAPVAARLSELLAKPVQFVPETRGAALEAAINGLKDGEILMFENTRFEDIEGNKESKNNPELGKYWASLGDVFVNDAFGTAHRAHASNAGIAANIQETVAGFLLEKEIEFIGGAVSNPKRPFVAVLGGAKVSDKIEVISNLLKVADKVIIGGGMAYTFLKAQGYEVGTSICELEKVALAKSLLEEAQGKIVLPIDFAYTEKFENEPAKHVGPITDIQPNEMSLDIGPKSIELFASVLATAKTVVWNGPMGVFEMSNYAKGTIGVCDAISKLQDAITIVGGGDSAAAAIQFGYASKFTHISTGGGASLEYLEGKLLPGVEIVANK comes from the coding sequence ATGCAAGACGGCAAAATCACAGACGAAAACCGTATTGTGGAAGCATTACCTACCATCAAGTACGTCTTAGAAAAAGGCGGTAGAGCGATTTTATTCTCTCACCTTGGTAGAGTTAAGACTGCTGAAGACAAGAAAGATGCTACTTTAGCACCTGTGGCAGCACGTCTATCTGAATTATTGGCTAAGCCAGTGCAATTCGTTCCTGAAACCAGAGGTGCTGCATTAGAAGCAGCTATCAACGGTTTAAAAGATGGCGAAATCTTGATGTTTGAAAACACCCGTTTTGAAGACATCGAAGGCAACAAAGAATCGAAGAACAACCCTGAACTCGGCAAATACTGGGCATCTCTAGGCGATGTATTCGTCAATGATGCATTCGGTACTGCACACAGAGCGCACGCTTCAAACGCAGGGATCGCTGCAAACATCCAAGAAACGGTTGCAGGCTTCTTATTAGAAAAAGAAATTGAATTCATCGGTGGTGCCGTATCCAATCCTAAACGTCCTTTTGTCGCAGTATTGGGTGGTGCGAAAGTATCCGATAAAATTGAAGTCATCTCCAACCTATTGAAAGTGGCTGACAAAGTCATCATCGGTGGTGGTATGGCGTATACCTTCTTAAAAGCACAAGGTTATGAAGTTGGTACATCGATTTGTGAATTAGAAAAAGTTGCATTGGCTAAATCTTTATTAGAAGAAGCTCAAGGCAAAATCGTGTTACCAATCGATTTCGCTTATACTGAAAAATTTGAAAATGAACCTGCTAAACATGTCGGCCCAATCACCGACATTCAACCAAACGAAATGTCATTAGACATCGGACCTAAGTCCATCGAACTATTCGCATCTGTGTTAGCAACCGCTAAGACCGTTGTATGGAATGGACCAATGGGCGTATTTGAAATGTCCAATTATGCAAAAGGCACCATCGGTGTATGTGATGCCATCTCTAAATTACAAGACGCAATTACCATCGTTGGTGGTGGTGACTCTGCAGCAGCAGCCATTCAATTTGGTTACGCTTCGAAGTTCACACACATTTCAACCGGTGGTGGTGCATCTCTGGAATATCTAGAAGGCAAACTATTACCAGGTGTTGAAATCGTTGCAAACAAGTAA
- a CDS encoding helix-turn-helix domain-containing protein: MDIGSKLRELRLENGLTQEELANRLELSKGYISQLEHNLASPSMNTLFSILEVLGTDISDFFSNQIEEQVVFKKSDFFEKENAELKHNVSWIVPNALKYEMEPILIELLPNGKSFMDDPHAGEEFGYVLEGEVTLVVNKKKHIVKSGETFYYTANKEHYLMNHTNKKAKVLWISTPPMF; this comes from the coding sequence ATGGACATCGGTAGTAAACTTCGAGAATTACGTCTCGAAAATGGTTTGACGCAAGAAGAACTGGCAAACAGACTAGAGTTATCTAAAGGCTATATATCTCAGCTAGAACACAATTTGGCGTCCCCGTCCATGAATACGTTGTTTTCAATATTAGAAGTATTGGGTACAGATATTTCCGACTTTTTCAGCAATCAAATCGAAGAACAAGTGGTCTTTAAAAAGAGCGATTTCTTTGAAAAAGAGAATGCTGAATTAAAGCATAATGTTAGTTGGATTGTACCGAATGCGTTAAAATATGAAATGGAGCCAATCTTGATTGAGCTCTTACCCAATGGGAAGTCATTTATGGATGATCCTCATGCAGGGGAAGAATTTGGTTATGTCCTTGAGGGCGAAGTGACTTTGGTCGTCAATAAGAAGAAACACATCGTTAAAAGCGGTGAGACCTTCTATTATACAGCGAATAAAGAACACTACCTCATGAATCATACGAATAAAAAGGCGAAAGTGCTTTGGATTAGTACACCGCCGATGTTTTAG
- a CDS encoding HPr family phosphocarrier protein: MEKEVIVKSTTGLHASLAVKIVQAASKYAVNIELHYKDKVVDLKSILGLMSLAIPQGQNVRIVASGKNAEEAINEIAAILV; this comes from the coding sequence ATGGAAAAAGAAGTCATTGTTAAAAGCACGACTGGATTACATGCAAGTCTTGCAGTGAAAATCGTTCAAGCCGCTTCAAAATATGCTGTGAATATCGAACTACACTACAAGGATAAAGTGGTTGACCTTAAATCCATCCTAGGACTGATGTCTTTAGCGATCCCACAAGGTCAAAACGTGCGCATTGTCGCATCCGGCAAAAATGCTGAAGAAGCCATCAACGAAATCGCAGCAATCTTAGTGTAA
- the tpiA gene encoding triose-phosphate isomerase, whose translation MNNLRRPVIAGNWKMYKTRDEALQFIYAVNQEVPNREVVESVVCANDVFLRDLVKRQGENIKIGAQNMHYAENGAFTGETSPLMLETTGVEYVIIGHSERRAMFNESDETVNLKVHAAIKHELTPIICVGESLEIREAGTTDAVVKNQVVKAYLNIDRHQALKTIVAYEPIWAIGTGKTATPEQAEETIKNIRGVLKELYGEDVSSRVRILYGGSVNTKNVDSLLAQENIDGALVGGASLDAASYLTLVNAAKK comes from the coding sequence ATGAATAATTTACGTAGACCTGTCATTGCAGGTAACTGGAAAATGTATAAGACCAGAGATGAAGCACTCCAATTCATCTATGCGGTCAATCAAGAAGTACCCAACAGAGAAGTGGTTGAATCAGTCGTATGTGCCAACGATGTGTTTTTAAGAGACTTGGTTAAAAGACAAGGCGAAAATATCAAAATTGGCGCACAAAACATGCACTATGCTGAAAATGGTGCGTTTACTGGTGAAACCTCACCGCTCATGTTAGAAACCACAGGCGTTGAATACGTCATTATCGGTCACAGCGAACGTCGTGCGATGTTCAATGAATCCGATGAAACGGTTAACTTAAAAGTTCACGCCGCAATCAAGCATGAACTCACCCCGATCATTTGTGTGGGCGAATCTCTAGAAATTAGAGAAGCTGGCACCACAGATGCTGTGGTTAAGAACCAAGTCGTTAAAGCGTACCTCAACATCGATCGTCATCAAGCCCTCAAAACCATCGTGGCTTATGAACCGATTTGGGCGATTGGAACAGGTAAAACAGCGACCCCTGAACAAGCAGAAGAAACCATCAAAAATATCCGTGGCGTTTTAAAAGAACTCTATGGTGAAGATGTTTCAAGCCGAGTAAGAATCCTTTATGGTGGGTCTGTAAACACCAAGAATGTCGATAGTTTACTTGCTCAAGAAAACATCGATGGGGCTTTGGTTGGTGGTGCATCCCTAGATGCAGCTAGCTACTTAACCCTCGTGAACGCAGCGAAAAAATAA
- a CDS encoding SLC13 family permease → MKAIFNFIYKDKVFFIALIVALISMIFVPINPGYIEYINIEVLVVMFSLMISVAGMTDQHFFTMIAVKMVKHLKDMRTIALVIVMASFFLGMLVTNDAVLLTLVPFMLFVMGKIGRTKESIIIVILMTLAANLGSALTPMGDPQNIYLYTNYDLPFWAFMQSTAVITITGFVLLLISIWLIFKQDLVTPIVEDVKIKDYRIYVYFTTFFIAIFTVLGFIPAEIAIVIVLIFSLIFGRHLLKKVDYHLLMTFFMFFIFTGNIGQMDVIKTFFEAILNNEHSVFFTGILTSQFISNVPAAVLLSTFTPSAYMLNLLQGVNIGAMGTLIGSLASLITFKFVTRLYPERFKEYLIKYTIICIIYMTVIICVVYILK, encoded by the coding sequence GTGAAAGCTATTTTCAATTTTATATATAAGGATAAAGTCTTTTTTATCGCTTTAATCGTCGCTTTGATTTCCATGATCTTTGTTCCAATCAACCCAGGATACATCGAATATATCAACATCGAAGTGTTGGTGGTGATGTTTTCCTTGATGATTTCTGTAGCGGGTATGACAGACCAACACTTCTTCACGATGATTGCTGTAAAGATGGTCAAACATTTAAAAGACATGCGTACCATCGCACTTGTGATTGTGATGGCTTCCTTCTTTTTAGGCATGCTGGTCACGAACGATGCCGTCTTATTAACCTTAGTGCCCTTCATGTTATTTGTCATGGGAAAGATTGGTCGAACCAAAGAATCGATCATCATTGTTATATTGATGACACTAGCAGCGAATCTTGGATCGGCTTTAACCCCAATGGGGGACCCTCAAAACATTTACCTCTATACCAATTATGATTTGCCATTCTGGGCTTTTATGCAAAGCACTGCAGTCATTACCATCACGGGATTTGTTCTATTATTAATCTCCATTTGGTTGATTTTTAAACAAGACCTAGTAACCCCTATTGTCGAAGATGTAAAGATCAAAGATTATCGAATCTACGTCTATTTCACCACATTCTTCATAGCGATATTTACCGTTTTGGGATTCATACCGGCTGAGATTGCGATTGTAATCGTCTTGATATTCAGCCTAATCTTTGGTCGACATCTATTAAAAAAAGTCGATTATCACTTATTGATGACCTTCTTCATGTTTTTCATCTTCACAGGCAATATTGGACAAATGGATGTCATTAAAACCTTCTTTGAGGCCATTCTCAATAATGAACACAGTGTATTCTTCACAGGTATTTTGACCAGTCAGTTCATTTCCAACGTACCAGCAGCTGTGTTACTGTCCACCTTTACACCAAGTGCCTATATGCTTAACCTCTTACAAGGGGTGAATATCGGGGCGATGGGGACACTCATTGGATCGCTAGCGAGCTTGATAACCTTTAAATTTGTCACGCGTTTATACCCGGAAAGATTCAAAGAATACCTCATCAAATACACCATCATCTGTATTATTTACATGACTGTCATTATATGCGTCGTCTATATACTTAAGTAA
- a CDS encoding M48 family metalloprotease yields the protein MRYVKQIGLLIGILLLIIGIGFLMSFLSEFWLFIGLSTVIFFIILTVIGNVIGLMKIKKTMTKDLKKLKAKYDETNLKGFDSIEEIHEMMKKNHRLTKTYLWFIMSLLILFPSVLFSVVLKGVDIQVFLVLLMMIYANMTIYLFKNGQNSYGYPLTKQAYPRLYDLLDKANQTMGVSSTIVLYVIPGNNATIAYGRGKHHITIGLNLLQMLNAEELFTILLHELAHLIHQDSLKSNRWYRSIELLDRLSGEGGMQLFNQYLFQAMAIYSRFKFEMYKQLSSKFIELRADEALIDKGYNKTYISAGLKIEYFENYAQRPLIESNLTKTEEPTATHFEDDFRDFLEYLSIHKGEIDQRIPKELIRKRHTHPTLFQRMERFGVDTFEIEPMIPYDETELQALLKVFDEMPPEGKDNYKYTYTYIYQPAIKTIERYQENPMTDKMSLYLYVLALYDVGHIDAFMKASATFIEHYGGTGYLHYIRGSFLLNEYHDPKGIEEVYQAIDLSIKFVSELEIIGYAAVRLGLQEKLDEFRVKMLDLIELAFSKGLYTTKRRKLVSITPFSYDDTVMDFIKDTIQGENLAYSAYLFKETYNDGFQQNHLLLTANFEDQERFTLGIQKVKMALSLDNEVYNLSTHMSKYYYNQIRSKVTPFYNIE from the coding sequence ATGCGATACGTTAAACAGATTGGACTACTCATTGGAATTTTACTATTGATCATAGGTATTGGCTTTTTAATGAGCTTTTTATCTGAATTTTGGCTATTCATTGGACTTTCTACAGTGATTTTTTTCATCATACTCACAGTCATTGGTAATGTGATTGGTTTAATGAAAATCAAGAAAACCATGACCAAAGATTTAAAAAAACTCAAAGCTAAATACGATGAAACCAATTTAAAAGGGTTTGACTCTATTGAAGAAATCCATGAAATGATGAAGAAAAATCATCGATTAACCAAAACCTATCTATGGTTCATTATGAGTTTACTCATTTTATTTCCATCGGTACTGTTCTCAGTTGTTTTAAAGGGTGTGGATATTCAAGTATTTTTGGTTCTACTCATGATGATTTACGCCAACATGACGATATATTTATTTAAAAATGGTCAGAATTCATACGGCTACCCGCTAACAAAACAAGCATACCCGCGTTTATATGACCTTTTGGATAAAGCCAATCAAACCATGGGGGTCTCTAGTACAATCGTACTTTATGTTATTCCTGGTAATAACGCGACCATCGCTTATGGACGAGGTAAACACCATATTACCATTGGTTTGAACTTACTTCAAATGCTCAATGCAGAAGAACTCTTTACGATACTGCTCCACGAACTGGCACACCTGATCCATCAAGATTCACTGAAATCGAACCGTTGGTATCGTTCAATCGAGTTATTGGACAGATTATCCGGTGAAGGCGGGATGCAATTATTTAACCAATATTTATTTCAAGCGATGGCCATTTATTCACGATTCAAATTCGAAATGTATAAACAACTCAGTTCGAAATTCATTGAATTAAGAGCGGATGAGGCGTTAATCGATAAAGGCTACAACAAGACATATATCAGTGCAGGTTTAAAGATTGAGTACTTTGAAAACTATGCGCAAAGACCCTTGATTGAATCCAACCTAACAAAGACAGAAGAACCGACTGCCACACATTTTGAAGACGATTTTCGCGATTTCCTGGAGTATCTTTCCATACACAAAGGTGAAATCGATCAAAGAATTCCTAAAGAACTCATTCGTAAACGTCACACCCATCCGACATTGTTCCAACGCATGGAAAGGTTTGGTGTAGATACTTTTGAGATCGAACCGATGATCCCCTATGATGAAACCGAACTACAAGCGTTATTGAAGGTATTTGATGAAATGCCACCGGAAGGCAAGGATAACTACAAATACACCTATACGTATATCTATCAACCGGCAATCAAAACCATTGAGCGATATCAAGAAAATCCAATGACCGACAAAATGAGTTTATATCTTTATGTACTAGCGCTATACGATGTTGGTCATATAGACGCATTCATGAAAGCGTCTGCTACATTTATAGAACACTATGGCGGTACGGGCTATCTTCATTACATTCGCGGGTCATTTTTACTAAATGAATATCATGATCCCAAAGGCATTGAAGAGGTATATCAAGCCATTGATCTTTCCATCAAGTTTGTGTCTGAATTAGAAATCATTGGATACGCTGCCGTTCGTTTGGGTTTACAAGAGAAATTAGATGAGTTTAGGGTGAAGATGTTGGATTTGATTGAGCTTGCCTTTTCGAAGGGTTTATATACTACTAAACGACGAAAACTGGTGTCAATCACCCCATTTAGCTATGACGATACTGTGATGGATTTCATCAAAGATACCATTCAAGGCGAGAATTTAGCCTATTCAGCCTATTTATTTAAAGAAACCTACAATGATGGGTTCCAACAAAACCATTTACTTTTGACAGCTAACTTTGAGGACCAAGAGCGTTTCACATTGGGTATCCAAAAAGTGAAGATGGCATTATCGTTAGATAACGAAGTCTATAACTTAAGCACACATATGAGCAAGTATTACTACAACCAAATTCGATCAAAAGTCACGCCTTTCTACAACATAGAATAA
- the rpsD gene encoding 30S ribosomal protein S4 encodes MSRYTGPSWKISRRLNYSVSETGKELQRRPYAPGQHGQRRAKVSEYGQQLQEKQKVRFTYGVSEKQFHKTFVEARKLAGIHGENFLKLLESRLDNVVYRLGYAATRAQARQLVNHGHFLVDGNKVDIPSYRLVPGQKVSLRETSKGLSVIKAALEKMVLRKDYVSFDEATLVGTFVRYPERNEILPDVKEQLIVEFYNR; translated from the coding sequence ATGAGTCGTTACACAGGTCCATCTTGGAAAATTTCCCGTCGTTTAAACTATTCCGTTTCTGAAACAGGAAAAGAATTACAACGTCGCCCGTACGCACCTGGCCAACATGGTCAACGCAGAGCTAAAGTCAGCGAATATGGTCAACAACTTCAAGAAAAGCAAAAGGTTAGATTTACTTACGGCGTTTCTGAAAAGCAATTCCATAAGACATTCGTTGAAGCTAGAAAACTCGCAGGTATTCACGGTGAAAACTTCTTGAAGTTACTCGAATCTAGATTAGATAACGTTGTTTATCGTTTAGGTTACGCAGCAACCAGAGCACAAGCTAGACAATTAGTTAACCACGGTCATTTCTTAGTTGACGGTAACAAAGTGGATATTCCATCTTACCGTTTAGTTCCTGGACAAAAAGTATCTTTACGTGAAACATCTAAAGGATTGTCAGTCATCAAGGCTGCCCTTGAAAAGATGGTATTACGCAAGGATTACGTATCGTTCGATGAAGCTACTTTAGTAGGTACATTCGTAAGATATCCAGAAAGAAATGAAATTCTACCAGACGTTAAAGAACAACTAATCGTTGAATTCTACAACCGCTAA
- a CDS encoding GAF domain-containing protein, with product MELLLQSAEALLKETKNNVSLLSNASAFIKAYVPDLNWAGFYLYEQNKLILGPFQGLPACVEIDLGKGVCGTSYEKKEILNVPDVHDFDGHIACDSNSNSELVIPLFKHGKGIGVMDIDSPVLNRFDSDLQHFFEKLSEIIIDLYEI from the coding sequence ATGGAACTATTACTACAAAGCGCTGAAGCGCTATTAAAGGAAACAAAAAATAATGTATCTTTACTATCGAATGCGAGTGCATTCATCAAGGCTTATGTTCCTGATCTGAACTGGGCGGGTTTTTACTTGTATGAACAAAACAAACTCATTCTAGGGCCATTTCAAGGGCTTCCTGCCTGTGTTGAAATCGATTTAGGCAAAGGGGTTTGTGGGACTTCCTATGAAAAAAAAGAAATCCTCAACGTCCCAGATGTTCATGATTTTGACGGACACATTGCTTGTGACTCTAATTCAAATTCAGAGTTGGTTATTCCACTGTTTAAACATGGGAAAGGCATTGGTGTAATGGACATCGATAGCCCCGTTTTAAATCGATTTGATTCAGACCTCCAACACTTCTTTGAAAAGCTATCGGAGATCATCATCGATTTATATGAAATATAA
- the thiI gene encoding tRNA uracil 4-sulfurtransferase ThiI translates to MSTYDKVLIRFGDLMLKGKNQKIFRERAIALLKQNTKHLNVALEKRHDRLFLVIQNEDLNAIEQALMHVTGIGSFSFVKSSEKDYDSIVLNAIQVIQNEVKAKKTFKVETKRTDKSLPHTSQEITQILSKGILKEVHELVTVDVRNPEVTLHVEINETEALIYLDSKKGLGGFPVGVAGRGLLLISGGIDSPVAGFLAMKQGVEVEGIHFESTPMTSIESAQKVIELAKKMSVYAYRQEFRLHMVPFFKLHQEIIARISPSYVITVMRRMFFRVSEKLAQKKHALVLITGESIGQVASQTLDSMHTIEAVTTIPIIRPLATTDKQDIIKLSKQIDTYDISIMPFEDCCTIYTPSGSSTKPNIKKALINEKFMVEYDKIIDEIVAQTKTFVITPNSDIRLEQHGFTVTEAWEAMHDHIEGQ, encoded by the coding sequence ATGTCGACATATGACAAAGTATTGATTCGCTTCGGCGATTTAATGTTAAAAGGAAAAAATCAAAAAATATTCAGAGAACGCGCCATCGCGCTTCTAAAACAAAACACGAAACACTTGAATGTAGCGCTTGAAAAACGTCATGACAGGCTTTTTTTGGTCATTCAAAATGAAGACTTGAATGCGATTGAACAAGCTTTAATGCATGTTACCGGGATTGGTTCATTCAGTTTTGTGAAAAGCTCCGAAAAAGACTATGACTCGATTGTTTTAAATGCCATTCAAGTCATTCAAAATGAAGTAAAAGCCAAGAAAACATTCAAAGTTGAAACCAAACGTACCGATAAGAGTCTCCCCCATACATCTCAAGAAATCACACAAATCTTGTCCAAAGGGATTTTGAAAGAAGTCCACGAATTGGTGACTGTCGATGTACGAAACCCTGAGGTTACTTTACACGTGGAAATCAATGAAACCGAAGCCCTCATCTATTTAGATTCTAAAAAAGGTTTAGGTGGTTTTCCCGTAGGCGTGGCAGGTAGAGGACTATTACTCATATCTGGGGGTATTGATTCCCCTGTGGCTGGATTCTTAGCCATGAAACAAGGGGTTGAAGTTGAGGGGATACATTTTGAATCTACCCCAATGACATCCATCGAATCGGCTCAAAAAGTCATTGAACTGGCGAAAAAGATGTCGGTTTATGCGTATCGTCAAGAATTCCGTTTACATATGGTACCGTTTTTTAAATTACACCAAGAAATCATTGCGAGAATATCGCCAAGCTATGTGATTACCGTGATGAGACGGATGTTCTTTAGGGTATCTGAAAAACTCGCACAAAAGAAACACGCATTGGTACTGATCACCGGAGAATCGATTGGACAAGTCGCCTCACAAACTTTAGATTCGATGCATACCATCGAAGCCGTAACCACTATACCCATCATCAGACCACTCGCAACCACCGATAAACAAGATATCATCAAACTGTCTAAACAAATCGACACTTATGACATCTCGATTATGCCATTTGAGGATTGTTGTACCATCTATACCCCGAGTGGTTCTTCAACCAAACCAAACATTAAAAAAGCGTTAATCAATGAGAAGTTTATGGTTGAATATGATAAAATAATAGATGAAATTGTTGCACAAACGAAGACATTTGTTATCACACCGAATAGTGATATTCGTTTGGAGCAACACGGATTCACCGTCACAGAAGCGTGGGAGGCCATGCATGATCACATCGAAGGACAATGA
- a CDS encoding TrmH family RNA methyltransferase, translating to MITSKDNDQIKHILKLQTKKHRDLHHAFLIYGEHSVEEAIKQGFEMDIYTSDPTRQGTLISETLMKSLSLTDSPLNVIGIVKKKEPKPFSNHILMMDDVQDPGNVGTLIRSAVGFGFDTIIASPNTADFYNDKTIRATQGNLFYANLIRQPLIETINILKQQGYTIFTTALGQQASSIQSVIVPEKCVLVLGNEGAGVSKEVMALSNQLVYIPTKNIESLNVAMAGSIIMYEWQV from the coding sequence ATGATCACATCGAAGGACAATGATCAAATCAAACACATCCTCAAACTTCAAACCAAAAAACACCGTGATTTACATCATGCTTTTTTGATTTATGGTGAACATTCAGTAGAAGAAGCCATCAAACAAGGCTTTGAAATGGACATTTATACGTCTGACCCAACCCGTCAAGGCACCCTCATCAGCGAAACGTTGATGAAATCCCTGTCGTTAACAGATAGCCCACTCAATGTGATTGGGATTGTGAAGAAAAAAGAACCTAAACCCTTCTCGAATCATATATTGATGATGGATGATGTCCAAGACCCAGGCAATGTGGGGACGCTCATCCGTAGCGCAGTTGGCTTTGGTTTTGATACCATCATCGCCTCACCCAATACAGCCGATTTTTACAATGACAAAACCATTCGCGCCACCCAAGGCAACTTGTTCTACGCGAATTTGATTCGACAACCCTTAATCGAAACCATCAACATTTTGAAACAACAAGGCTACACCATTTTTACCACCGCTTTAGGCCAACAAGCATCTAGCATTCAGTCGGTAATTGTCCCTGAAAAATGTGTGCTTGTTCTAGGTAATGAAGGTGCAGGCGTCAGTAAAGAAGTCATGGCATTATCTAACCAATTGGTCTATATCCCAACCAAAAACATCGAATCCTTAAATGTCGCGATGGCAGGTTCAATCATCATGTATGAATGGCAGGTGTAA
- the def gene encoding peptide deformylase, whose product MILMKDIIREGHPTLTRVADKVAMPISDEDKQTVFSLFQYVINSQDDELAKKYNLRPGVGIAAPQINVSKRMFAMHVHDVDGKLYSMMVVNPKITHRSEEMVYLNGGEGCLSVDRPTEGLTPRHLSIKFEAFVYDVESNAFKLKRGSLTGYPATVFQHEYDHLDGIMFTTKLYPEIPGAKPLFEAFEPDDVLDE is encoded by the coding sequence ATGATTTTAATGAAAGATATCATCCGTGAAGGGCACCCTACATTGACGAGGGTAGCGGATAAGGTAGCGATGCCGATTTCCGATGAAGACAAACAAACCGTATTCTCATTGTTTCAATATGTGATCAACTCACAAGACGATGAGCTTGCGAAAAAATACAATTTAAGACCAGGTGTGGGGATTGCAGCGCCACAAATCAATGTATCTAAACGCATGTTTGCGATGCATGTCCATGATGTCGATGGCAAACTGTATTCGATGATGGTGGTCAATCCAAAGATTACCCACAGATCCGAAGAAATGGTGTATTTAAATGGTGGTGAAGGGTGTCTATCGGTTGATAGACCTACAGAAGGCCTTACCCCAAGACACTTGAGTATCAAGTTTGAAGCGTTTGTTTACGATGTGGAATCGAACGCATTTAAATTGAAGAGGGGTTCCCTTACAGGTTACCCAGCCACTGTATTCCAACATGAGTATGACCATTTAGATGGCATCATGTTTACAACCAAACTCTACCCAGAAATACCCGGTGCTAAACCTTTATTTGAAGCGTTTGAACCCGACGATGTTTTAGATGAATAA
- a CDS encoding YlbF family regulator translates to MDRMAIILKAYEVADEIKSTDAFKDLLFYGNYMQTHLKNEIDAYQKAMAKFTEVQALGGTYHPDFKETIAVLGVAKRALYEHEAVKKYLAAEKVIQTTLDTLSRDLGQTISSHVKVPNELGLFKENSCHVG, encoded by the coding sequence ATGGACCGTATGGCCATCATTTTAAAAGCGTATGAAGTTGCAGATGAAATTAAATCAACCGATGCCTTCAAAGACTTATTATTTTATGGGAACTACATGCAAACCCATTTGAAAAATGAAATCGATGCTTATCAAAAAGCCATGGCAAAATTCACCGAAGTCCAAGCACTTGGGGGAACTTATCATCCCGATTTCAAAGAAACCATCGCTGTGTTGGGGGTTGCGAAAAGAGCGCTCTATGAACATGAAGCTGTCAAGAAATACTTAGCAGCTGAGAAAGTGATTCAAACGACTTTGGATACATTGTCGAGAGACTTAGGACAAACCATATCTTCCCATGTGAAGGTACCGAATGAACTGGGTTTATTTAAGGAGAATAGTTGTCATGTTGGTTAA
- a CDS encoding DUF2129 domain-containing protein, which translates to MLVNRISYIVYFKNKEVVNKIEELDVKVFYVSQKSKYCTIYLDKNKEKEVRQALEKMKGVSKYEPSLLQAQDVKFEV; encoded by the coding sequence ATGTTGGTTAATCGTATATCTTATATCGTGTATTTTAAAAATAAAGAAGTCGTGAACAAAATAGAAGAACTAGATGTCAAAGTATTCTATGTGTCACAAAAATCAAAATACTGCACGATTTATTTAGACAAGAACAAAGAAAAAGAAGTTAGACAAGCGCTCGAAAAAATGAAGGGTGTTTCCAAATACGAACCTTCATTGCTTCAAGCACAAGACGTCAAATTTGAAGTGTAA
- the rpsP gene encoding 30S ribosomal protein S16 produces MVKIRLQRYGSNKNPFYRVVATEATSPRDGRFLEIIGTYNPVKNPAIVEIDKEKAAKWINNGAKPTETVKNLFKKYSVLEK; encoded by the coding sequence ATGGTAAAAATCAGATTACAACGTTACGGATCCAATAAAAACCCATTCTACCGTGTGGTAGCTACAGAAGCTACATCACCAAGAGATGGTCGTTTCCTAGAAATCATTGGTACATATAACCCTGTTAAGAATCCAGCAATTGTTGAAATTGACAAAGAAAAAGCAGCAAAATGGATTAATAACGGTGCTAAACCAACCGAAACCGTCAAAAACCTATTCAAAAAGTATTCCGTTTTAGAAAAATAA